Below is a genomic region from Planktothrix serta PCC 8927.
AAGGGGGGTTAGGGGGGATCTAGGACGCTTAAAAAAATCAACGAACTTTTGGTTTTTCGGCCTACTTTTAGCCTTAAAGTTGACACCGATGGATAAGCTGACGCTATTACAAACTCAAATTAAAACAGATACTTGGATACCTGCAACTTGGGATAAATATTTACTGATATTGTAGTGAGTCCTTCAGGACTCTGAGGCTGATAGTGTAGTGAGTCCTTCAGGACTCTTAGCCCTAAAGGGCTTACTACAAAATTAGGGTGTTATTCCAAGAAACCGGGTTTCTGCAATAACATGAGCTAACAGAAAGATAGGATAAGAAACTCGGTTTATGAACCCCCCTCGTAGCGATCGCAGTTTTATAATTTAGCTTCTACATATTCACAAATTGATAGAGGTTCAGGGATTTTAAACCCTTCTTCTTGTAATCCTTCTAAATGAAAAATAATGGCTTCTTGCATTAAAGTTCTTACCTCTTCAACAGTTTCACCCACTGCTACACATCCTGGTAAATCGGGAACATAAGCACCATAACTATTTTCGCCTTTTTCAATTACAATGGCATAACGCATTATTGATCCTCCTCGATTTGTGCTTGTCGCCAAA
It encodes:
- a CDS encoding type II toxin-antitoxin system HicB family antitoxin codes for the protein MRYAIVIEKGENSYGAYVPDLPGCVAVGETVEEVRTLMQEAIIFHLEGLQEEGFKIPEPLSICEYVEAKL